A single Corticium candelabrum chromosome 16, ooCorCand1.1, whole genome shotgun sequence DNA region contains:
- the LOC134192134 gene encoding uncharacterized protein LOC134192134, giving the protein MASASGLRAVVVGGTGGIGRFILGELVCSPAYTEVLSLCRKETTLPESFNATESDLKKLKQEIIDFDLEKLTVENCKSYFEGKDVLFVALSRTWNDSKRLPGRAIDNFKHVHVHLVVRCAEIAKAAGVRHVSMLSFSGANSTSMFDMMKVKGEADDAVEALGFERTSIWKPSLVNKGPNATFVEKLLKIFMKTIFVGDLGLTIRFESEQWALGKTEFPPVSRHEVRDILEIMRQAKEAEAKSKDNSDVPVAAAGGNETGEKQAADEQMGKQPTGQQPDCDQGSCGVAASENDDKQEE; this is encoded by the exons ATGGCTAGCGCAAGTGGTTTACGAGCTGTTGTTGTGGGAGGAACTGGAGGGATTGGAAGGTTTATTCTTGGTGAACTCGTTTGCTCTCCT GCTTACACCGAAGTGTTATCGTTGTGCAGAAAAGAAACTACTCTTCCTGAAAGCTTCAATGCTACAGAGTCTGACTTGAAAAAACTGAAACAAGAGATTATTG atTTTGATTTGGAGAAACTTACAGTCGAGAACTGCAAATCGTATTTCGAGGGCAAAGATGTTCTTTTTGTGGCACTTTCACGCACATGGAACGACTCTAAACGACTGCCTGGCAGGGCAATA GATAACTTCAAACACGTTCACGTGCATTTGGTTGTCCGTTGTGCTGAGATTGCTAAAGCTGCAGGAGTTCGCCACGTGAGCATGTTGTCCTTTTCGGGAGCAAACTCAACCAGTATGTTTGACATGATGAAGGTCAAGGGCGAG GCTGACGATGCTGTGGAGGCGCTAGGCTTTGAAAGAACATCCATATGGAAACCATCGCTTGTGAACAAAGGCCCGAATGCAACATTCGTTGAAAAACTTTTGA AAATCTTCATGAAGACAATTTTTGTTGGAGACCTAGGACTGACTATAAGATTTGAATCAGAGCAGTGGGCATTAGGGAAAACCGAATTTCCGCCAGTTTCTCGACACGAAGTCCGCGATATTTTGGAGATTATGAGACAGGCCAAAGAAGCTGAAGCCAAGAGCAAAGACAATTCAGATGTTCCAGTGGCCGCAGCAGGAGGTAATGAAACGGGAGAGAAACAAGCTGCAGATGAGCAAATGGGAAAGCAGCCAACCGGTCAGCAACCAGATTGTGATCAAGGCAGTTGTGGCGTCGCGGCAAGTgaaaatgacgacaaacaaGAAGAATGA